A single genomic interval of Aedes aegypti strain LVP_AGWG chromosome 1, AaegL5.0 Primary Assembly, whole genome shotgun sequence harbors:
- the LOC110674866 gene encoding uncharacterized protein LOC110674866, with protein MLPEVHNADPEAASNGTDNSSDPEDAQVALLSSLEDYLKVGQLKLFMEHQAAAVWPGPAEDTNLFYVWQQIKKNHVFRSSNETSSELVDAFQGFDEASLEDERTADNRSFAALLDSIVNEKSLDENSLELPLEPTISASSSKSSRPAEDMNSREDFLEKAFTIPTVSRKSPKRAKSNRPRPPAVATSEEFREWYKEMEQNKENEEQKRQEKKAARETKRKKKTSNVKQRPKTKTQKPRL; from the exons ATGCTTCCGGAGGTCCACAACGCAGATCCTGAAGCGGCAAGTAATGGCACAGACAATTCCAGTGACCCCGAGGATGCGCAGGTCGCATTACTTTCGTCTCTTGAGGACTATCTCAAAGTTGGTCAGCTGAAGTTGTTTATGGAACATCAAGCTGCTGCCGTGTGGCCAGGACCAGCGGAGGATACGAACTTATTTTACGTATGGCAGCAAATCAAGAAAAATCATGTATTCCGTTCGTCCAACGAAACATCTTCCGAACTAGTTGATGCTTTCCAAGGATTCGACGAAGCTTCCCTTGAag ATGAGCGCACTGCAGACAACCGAAGTTTTGCAGCACTATTGGACAGCATTGTGAATGAAAAATCTCTTGATGAAAACTCGCTTGAACTTCCGTTAGAGCCTACTATTTCTGCAAGCTCGTCAAAGTCATCACGTCCGGCTGAAGACATGAACAGCCGAgaggattttcttgagaaagcaTTCACCATACCAACGGTTTCAAGAAAATCACCAAAGCGTGCGAAGTCAAATCGTCCACGACCACCTGCAGTGGCTACGAGCGAGGAGTTCCGAGAATGGTACAAAGAGATGGAACAGAATAAGGAAAACGAAGAACAGAAACGCCAAGAAAAGAAAGCTGCCAGAGAAACAAAAAGGAAGAAGAAAACTAGTAATGTAAAACAACGTCCGAAAACTAAGACACAAAAGCCACGTTTATGA
- the LOC5566751 gene encoding UPF0729 protein AAEL015238, producing the protein MVCVPCFIIPVLLFLWHRFIQPYVLRFWNPWEKKDKDGNVIKDGSSTEFPFQCKGGVCPFPVKDKAKQEVAASGSGSNGTATAVGSEGEAEETKKSQ; encoded by the coding sequence atggTCTGCGTGCCGTGTTTCATCATTCCGGTCCTGCTGTTCCTGTGGCATCGGTTCATCCAGCCGTACGTGCTCCGGTTCTGGAACCCGTGGGAGAAGAAGGACAAAGACGGTAACGTGATCAAGGACGGCAGCAGCACCGAGTTCCCGTTCCAGTGCAAGGGAGGTGTTTGCCCCTTCCCGGTCAAGGACAAAGCCAAACAGGAAGTGGCGGCGAGTGGCAGCGGAAGTAACGGAACGGCCACCGCGGTTGGCAGTGAAGGCGAAGCGGAGGAAACCAAAAAGAGTCAGTAG